The DNA segment CTGTAGTGGATGACCTCGCAGAAAATGCTATCTTGATCGAAGATGGGGGCGATGGGATTTTCAATGGAGCCGATTATTTGCTTTTTTATGCCTCCGGGCCTCATGATTGGGTAAATGACCCTGTCAACAGGCGTTTCTCCCACCGGAAAAATGTATACAGCGAACAATCATTTTATTACCTGTCGATCGGAGGCGCCGGCAAGCGCATCGCCACCCTTAATACGCCCTTTTCTCCCAATACCACTATTACCACTTTTTCCGACAGATATTTTTATGAGTTGGATTCCGTAAACCTGTTAAGCAGTGGCCGTCAATGGTTTGGAGAAGACTTTGCTGATGGTCCCGGTAAACTGAAAACCCGCAGTTTTACCCTTTCCATCCCTTCCGTAACAACTGATCCCGGGCTGATCACGGCCAGTTGCCTCAGCCGTTCATTCGGGGCCTCCGGCCGCTTCCATGTATCCGTTAATAATCAGGCTGTAATGGTCCTGGACATTCCTCCGGTGGCTACGGGTCCCTACGACCAGTTTGCCCGGATTATAGAGTCTTCCGGATCATTTACCAATGCCCAGCAACAGCTTTCCATCCGGTTCGATTATACGCCTGCCAGTGTCAATGCCCAGGGCTGGCTCAACTGGTTTGAAGTGTTTACCCGGCGGAACCTGTCTATGGCCGGTGTAAATCAATTGCTTTTCCGGGACTGGAGCAGTACCGGGGCCGGCAATACAGGCAATTTCATTATTAAGAATGGCTCCCCCACTACGAGGGTATGGGATATCTCCCGTCCGTTGGAACCGGTTGGCCTGCCGGTAACTGTCCAGGGGAGTGACCTGAATTTTGTGAACGACTGCAGTGTTTTACGTGAGTATGTGGCATTTAATACTTCGGGCCTGCTCATACCGGTAGCGATAGGCAGGGTGATGAATCAGAACCTCCACAACCCGGTATTGACCGATTTCCTGATTGTTACCCATACTTCTTTGCTGGCACAGGCGCAGCGGCTGGCGCAATTCCACCAGCAGCAAAATAACCTGAAAGTCACCGTAGTCACTACCGAACAGATTTTCAATGAGTTTTCCTCCGGTACGCCCGATCCTGTAGCCATCCGTGATTTTGTAAAGATGTATCACGACCGGGCAGGGTCCGACACTACCAAACGGGCCAGGTATTTATTGTTGCTGGGCGATGCTTCCTTTGATTATAAAACGCGTATTACCAACAATACCAACCTGGTGCCGGCCTGGGAAAGCCCTGTCTCGCTGGATCCGCTGGCTACCTATACCTCTGATGACTTTTTTGGCTTGCTGGATGATGCCGATGATATAAATGGTACCGGTACCTACCTGTTGGATATCGGCATAGGCCGTATCCCTGCCCGCCATGAACGGGAGGCGCAGGCCATCATTGATAAGATCATCGCTTATCACCAGCCCCAAAGCCTGGGTCCCTGGCGGAATGAGCTTACTTTTGTGGCCGACGATGAGGATAATAACCTGCATCTGCAGGATGCTGAGATCATCACCCAATCGGCTGCGGCTACAGCACCGGTCTTTAATACGGATAAGATCTATCTCGATGCTTTCCGGCAGGAGAGTGGCGCCGGTGGAAGCCGTTACCCAGCAGTTAATCTCGCCATCAATAACCAGCTTTTCAATGGTACCCTCATCTGGAATTACAGCGGGCATGGAGGCTATCGCAGGCTGGCAGAAGAAGTGGTACTGGACCAGGATATTATCAATACTTTCAACAACCCGGAAAAACTACCTTTATTTATTACAGCTACCTGTGATGTAGCGCCATATGACAATCCACTCGTCAGTTCTATCGGGGAAAACCTGCTGCTGCGTGAAAAAACAGGGG comes from the Paraflavitalea devenefica genome and includes:
- the porU gene encoding type IX secretion system sortase PorU, which translates into the protein MGRSYIIPWLLAVTLLSGTISVSGQRTYTSQSVLAVGNWYKLAVSGPGIYKIDLPFLTALGITATSLPSASIRLFGNGGQMLPENANSAVVDDLAENAILIEDGGDGIFNGADYLLFYASGPHDWVNDPVNRRFSHRKNVYSEQSFYYLSIGGAGKRIATLNTPFSPNTTITTFSDRYFYELDSVNLLSSGRQWFGEDFADGPGKLKTRSFTLSIPSVTTDPGLITASCLSRSFGASGRFHVSVNNQAVMVLDIPPVATGPYDQFARIIESSGSFTNAQQQLSIRFDYTPASVNAQGWLNWFEVFTRRNLSMAGVNQLLFRDWSSTGAGNTGNFIIKNGSPTTRVWDISRPLEPVGLPVTVQGSDLNFVNDCSVLREYVAFNTSGLLIPVAIGRVMNQNLHNPVLTDFLIVTHTSLLAQAQRLAQFHQQQNNLKVTVVTTEQIFNEFSSGTPDPVAIRDFVKMYHDRAGSDTTKRARYLLLLGDASFDYKTRITNNTNLVPAWESPVSLDPLATYTSDDFFGLLDDADDINGTGTYLLDIGIGRIPARHEREAQAIIDKIIAYHQPQSLGPWRNELTFVADDEDNNLHLQDAEIITQSAAATAPVFNTDKIYLDAFRQESGAGGSRYPAVNLAINNQLFNGTLIWNYSGHGGYRRLAEEVVLDQDIINTFNNPEKLPLFITATCDVAPYDNPLVSSIGENLLLREKTGAIALMTTTRLVFAFSNRIMNKNYVETALQKRPDGRYFTLGEAVRYAKNLTYTFFSDVINNRKFTLLGDPAMNLAFPVHTVQTTAVNGIPVTAQPDTLKALAEYTISGQVTDAAGNVLNNFNGTVNATVFDKAQTTSTLANDPGSLPVAFQVQKNTLFKGKAKVSNGLFSFRFVVPKDINYQFGNGKISYYADNGAADGNGAFTNIIIGGSGDSTADREGPQIKAFLNDEKFVNGSISNDRPILLVRLADSSGINIMGTGIGHDLVAILDHNQQQSFVLNDFYESDLDNFRKGTVRFQLPGLTEGPHTLTIKAWDAVNNSSEVTLEFRIFNQQNLLLDHVLNYPNPFTTRTTFWFEHNRPGEELHVDIQVFTITGKLVKTLRHTIFSPGNRSSEVEWDGRDEYGSKIGRGVYIYRLRVQTMDGKAAQKLEKLFIL